In Fundulus heteroclitus isolate FHET01 unplaced genomic scaffold, MU-UCD_Fhet_4.1 scaffold_46, whole genome shotgun sequence, a single window of DNA contains:
- the LOC105933407 gene encoding zinc finger protein 12 isoform X1 has product MEEEQEVLEPWRIKEEPESLQLKEEHAELSVSQGGEQQTGAFMENSGCKEEEGWEPEPEPEPEPERVQLSRQNPAEDFQQRFLGNKKGVVVEQLLSNQESLSGTDEPEPEPEPPHEELESVQIKEEPEDDYTIQDEEQLHLKQEADAFMVSPAYEERDDSNPEPDGEPDGEPDEEPAPSETCLEADDEDQEGSSLDESSRDEEQEQAGRCWRSSKSRKEDKAQLKPGVFSCKMCSKAFTQKASLTKHLRLHVGGNPFTCLSCGRSFRKHFSLIVHMRIHTGEKPFPCQICGKSFCQRGNLNVHMRTHTGEKPFPCLTCGKHFQRKSNLTAHMRIHRRNAALPGCGGAKEPM; this is encoded by the exons atggaggaggagcaggaggtaCTAGAACCCTGGAGGATAAAGGAGGAACCAGAATCTCTTCAGTTAAAAGAAGAACACGCTGAGCTGAGCGTCAGTCAGGGAGGAGAACAGCAGACCGGGGCCTTCATGGAGAACTCTGGTTGTAAGGAAGAAGAAGGctgggaaccagaaccagaaccagaaccagaaccagagagggTCCAGCTCTCCCGTCAGAACCCTGCAGAAG ACTTCCAGCAACGTTTCCTGGGTAATAAGAAGGGAGTCGTCGTCGAGCAGCTGCTCTCCAACCAGGAGAGTCTCTCTGGGACGGAcgagccagaaccagaaccagaacccccgCACGAGGAACTGGAGTCTGTGCAGATTAAAGAGGAGCCGGAGGACGACTACACGATTCAGGACGAGGAGCAGCTGCACCTGAAACAGGAGGCCGACGCCTTCATGGTGAGTCCCGCCTATGAGGAGAGAGACGACAGTAACCCAGAACCCGACGGGGAACCCGACGGG GAACCCGACGAGGAACCGGCCCCGTCTGAAACCTGCCTGGAAGCCGACGACGAAGACCAGGAGGGAAGCAGTCTGGATGAGTCGAGCCGCGATGAAGAGCAGGAACAAGCGGGCAGATGTTGGAGGAGCAGCAAGTCCAGGAAGGAGGACAAAGCTCAGCTGAAGCCGGGTGTGTTTTCCTGTAAGATGTGCAGCAAAGCTTTCACCCAGAAGGCCAGCCTCACCAAACACCTGCGGCTCCATGTGGGCGGGAACCCCTTCACCTGCCTGAGCTGCGGCCGCAGCTTCCGCAAACACTTCAGCCTGATCGTCCACATGAGGATCCACACCGGAGAGAAACCCTTCCCCTGCCAGATCTGCGGCAAGAGCTTCTGCCAGAGAGGCAATCTGAACGTGCACATGCGGACGCACACCGGGGAGAAGCCCTTCCCCTGTCTGACCTGCGGCAAACATTTCCAGAGGAAGAGCAACCTGACGGCGCACATGAGGATCCACAGGAGGAACGCGGCGCTGCCCGGCTGCGGCGGGGCCAAGGAGCCGATGTAG
- the LOC105933329 gene encoding gastrula zinc finger protein XlCGF57.1: protein MCSVEPLREFIRERLTAAAEEICSQLERTIVRFEEEMDRQRRLLDLTWRPRLSLQPADPPKPYIWKHEEVQTDQQLCNQEGTPGSDLEEIESGQIKEEHDELCITQDTEPLVPKEESHTFKVSPVSEQDQPTELEPNTDLKQETDTFLISPISDDEELKEPEPNMDQSSADVEYQNQEESTDEDSGSSIDEELAQSKGTGKTKLKRHKKRDMNYNLSSCKICGKTFTQKYLIAHMRAHTGEKPFKCSTCGKRFILNSHLKNHMKIHSGEKPFSCQTCGKSFIHRMNLTLHMRTHTGEKPFPCEICSKNFASRSQLTTHVRTHTGEKPYTCKTCGKSFSTRGTLISHVRSHTGEKPFSCQICGQSFTQKPGLTVHLRKHTGEKPFMCQTCGKSFNQKSALLTHIRTHTGEKPFSCLTCGLSFIMKSSLTQHIRTHTGEKPYSCQICGKRCSLKGNLKFHMRIHTGEKPYSCLTCGKSFAVKCQLTRHMRTHTGEKPFSCQTCGKGFTKNLYLIAHMKTHTGETV from the exons ATGTGTTCCGTGGAGCCTCTGAGAGAGTTTATCAGAGAGAGACTAACTGCTGCTGCGGAGGAAATCTGCTCCCAGCTGGAAAGAACCATCGTCCGCTTCGAGGAGGAGATGGACCGTCAGCGCAGACTGCTGGACCTCACCTGGAGGCCCCGGCTCAGCTTACAGCCAGCAG ACCCCCCAAAGCCTTATATCTGGAAACATGAGGAGGTTCAGACTGACCAGCAGCTCTGCAACCAGGAAGGGACCCCAGGTTCTGATCTGGAGGAAATAGAATCTGGGCAGATTAAAGAGGAACATGATGAACTCTGCATCACTCAAGACACAGAACCGCTTGTACCCAAAGAGGAGTCTCATACCTTTAAGGTGAGTCCTGTTTCTGAGCAGGACCAACCCACGGAACTGGAACCAAACACGGACCTCAAGCAGGAGACCGATACCTTCTTGATAAGTCCTATTTCTGACGATGAAGAGTTGAAAGAACCAGAGCCAAACATGGACCAGAGTTCTGCTGACGTCGAGTACCAGAACCAGGAAGAAAGCACTGATGAAGACTCAGGGTCAAGCATAGATGAAGAGTTGGCGCAAAGTAAGGGGACTggcaaaactaaactaaaaaggCACAAAAAGCGTGACATGAATTATAATCTGTCATCTTGCAAAATATGTGGGAAGACTTTCACTCAGAAGTACTTAATTGCCCACATGAGAGCTCACACAGGGGAGAAGCCTTTTAAATGTTCTACCTGTGGAAAAAGGTTCATTCTAAACAGTCATTTGAAAAACCACATGAAAATTCACAGCGgcgagaagcctttctcatgtcagacctgtggaaaaagtttcattCACAGGATGAATTTAACTCtccacatgagaactcacactgGCGAGAAGCCGTTTCCATGTGAAATTTGTAGTAAAAACTTTGCTAGCAGGAGTCAGTTAACCACTCATGTGAGAACTCACACGGGAGAGAAGCCTTACACATGTAAAACCTGTGGGAAGAGTTTTAGTACAAGAGGTACTTTGATTAGCCATGTTAGAAGCCATACAGGTGAGAAACCGTTCTCATGCCAGATCTGTGGACAGAGTTTCACCCAGAAACCAGGTCTCACAGTTCACTTGAGAAAacatacaggagagaaaccgtTCATGTGTCAGACCTGTGGAAAGAGTTTCAATCAGAAAAGTGCCTTGCTCACACACATAAGAACTCACACGGGTGAAAAGCCATTTTCATGTTTGACTTGTGGTCTAAGTTTCATTATGAAGAGTAGTTTGACTCAGCACATAAGAACTCACACAGGGGAGAAGCCTTACTCCTGCCAGATCTGCGGGAAACGGTGCAGTTTAAAGGGTAATCTGAAGTTCCACATGAGGATTCACACCGGGGAGAAACCTTATTCATGTCTGACCTGTGGAAAAAGCTTTGCGGTAAAATGTCAATTAACTcgtcacatgagaactcacacaggtgagaagcctttctcatgtcAGACTTGTGGAAAGGGTTTTACCAAGAACCTTTATTTAATCGCCCACATgaaaactcacacaggtgagactGTTTAA
- the LOC105933407 gene encoding zinc finger protein 12 isoform X3: protein MEEEQEVLEPWRIKEEPESLQLKEEHAELSVSQGGEQQTGAFMENSGCKEEEGWEPEPEPEPEPERVQLSRQNPAEDFQQRFLGNKKGVVVEQLLSNQESLSGTDEPEPEPEPPHEELESVQIKEEPEDDYTIQDEEQLHLKQEADAFMVSPAYEERDDSNPEPDEEPDEEPDEEPAPSETCLEADDEDQEGSSLDESSRDEEQEQAGRCWRSSKSRKEDKAQLKPGVFSCKMCSKAFTQKASLTKHLRLHVGGNPFTCLSCGRSFRKHFSLIVHMRIHTGEKPFPCQICGKSFCQRGNLNVHMRTHTGEKPFPCLTCGKHFQRKSNLTAHMRIHRRNAALPGCGGAKEPM from the exons atggaggaggagcaggaggtaCTAGAACCCTGGAGGATAAAGGAGGAACCAGAATCTCTTCAGTTAAAAGAAGAACACGCTGAGCTGAGCGTCAGTCAGGGAGGAGAACAGCAGACCGGGGCCTTCATGGAGAACTCTGGTTGTAAGGAAGAAGAAGGctgggaaccagaaccagaaccagaaccagaaccagagagggTCCAGCTCTCCCGTCAGAACCCTGCAGAAG ACTTCCAGCAACGTTTCCTGGGTAATAAGAAGGGAGTCGTCGTCGAGCAGCTGCTCTCCAACCAGGAGAGTCTCTCTGGGACGGAcgagccagaaccagaaccagaacccccgCACGAGGAACTGGAGTCTGTGCAGATTAAAGAGGAGCCGGAGGACGACTACACGATTCAGGACGAGGAGCAGCTGCACCTGAAACAGGAGGCCGACGCCTTCATGGTGAGTCCCGCCTATGAGGAGAGAGACGACAGTAACCCA GAACCCGACGAGGAACCCGACGAGGAACCCGACGAGGAACCGGCCCCGTCTGAAACCTGCCTGGAAGCCGACGACGAAGACCAGGAGGGAAGCAGTCTGGATGAGTCGAGCCGCGATGAAGAGCAGGAACAAGCGGGCAGATGTTGGAGGAGCAGCAAGTCCAGGAAGGAGGACAAAGCTCAGCTGAAGCCGGGTGTGTTTTCCTGTAAGATGTGCAGCAAAGCTTTCACCCAGAAGGCCAGCCTCACCAAACACCTGCGGCTCCATGTGGGCGGGAACCCCTTCACCTGCCTGAGCTGCGGCCGCAGCTTCCGCAAACACTTCAGCCTGATCGTCCACATGAGGATCCACACCGGAGAGAAACCCTTCCCCTGCCAGATCTGCGGCAAGAGCTTCTGCCAGAGAGGCAATCTGAACGTGCACATGCGGACGCACACCGGGGAGAAGCCCTTCCCCTGTCTGACCTGCGGCAAACATTTCCAGAGGAAGAGCAACCTGACGGCGCACATGAGGATCCACAGGAGGAACGCGGCGCTGCCCGGCTGCGGCGGGGCCAAGGAGCCGATGTAG
- the LOC105933407 gene encoding gastrula zinc finger protein XlCGF48.2 isoform X6, which translates to MEEEQEVLEPWRIKEEPESLQLKEEHAELSVSQGGEQQTGAFMENSGCKEEEGWEPEPEPEPEPERVQLSRQNPAEDFQQRFLGNKKGVVVEQLLSNQESLSGTDEPEPEPEPPHEELESVQIKEEPEDDYTIQDEEQLHLKQEADAFMVSPAYEERDDSNPEPDEEPDEEPAPSETCLEADDEDQEGSSLDESSRDEEQEQAGRCWRSSKSRKEDKAQLKPGVFSCKMCSKAFTQKASLTKHLRLHVGGNPFTCLSCGRSFRKHFSLIVHMRIHTGEKPFPCQICGKSFCQRGNLNVHMRTHTGEKPFPCLTCGKHFQRKSNLTAHMRIHRRNAALPGCGGAKEPM; encoded by the exons atggaggaggagcaggaggtaCTAGAACCCTGGAGGATAAAGGAGGAACCAGAATCTCTTCAGTTAAAAGAAGAACACGCTGAGCTGAGCGTCAGTCAGGGAGGAGAACAGCAGACCGGGGCCTTCATGGAGAACTCTGGTTGTAAGGAAGAAGAAGGctgggaaccagaaccagaaccagaaccagaaccagagagggTCCAGCTCTCCCGTCAGAACCCTGCAGAAG ACTTCCAGCAACGTTTCCTGGGTAATAAGAAGGGAGTCGTCGTCGAGCAGCTGCTCTCCAACCAGGAGAGTCTCTCTGGGACGGAcgagccagaaccagaaccagaacccccgCACGAGGAACTGGAGTCTGTGCAGATTAAAGAGGAGCCGGAGGACGACTACACGATTCAGGACGAGGAGCAGCTGCACCTGAAACAGGAGGCCGACGCCTTCATGGTGAGTCCCGCCTATGAGGAGAGAGACGACAGTAACCCA GAACCCGACGAGGAACCCGACGAGGAACCGGCCCCGTCTGAAACCTGCCTGGAAGCCGACGACGAAGACCAGGAGGGAAGCAGTCTGGATGAGTCGAGCCGCGATGAAGAGCAGGAACAAGCGGGCAGATGTTGGAGGAGCAGCAAGTCCAGGAAGGAGGACAAAGCTCAGCTGAAGCCGGGTGTGTTTTCCTGTAAGATGTGCAGCAAAGCTTTCACCCAGAAGGCCAGCCTCACCAAACACCTGCGGCTCCATGTGGGCGGGAACCCCTTCACCTGCCTGAGCTGCGGCCGCAGCTTCCGCAAACACTTCAGCCTGATCGTCCACATGAGGATCCACACCGGAGAGAAACCCTTCCCCTGCCAGATCTGCGGCAAGAGCTTCTGCCAGAGAGGCAATCTGAACGTGCACATGCGGACGCACACCGGGGAGAAGCCCTTCCCCTGTCTGACCTGCGGCAAACATTTCCAGAGGAAGAGCAACCTGACGGCGCACATGAGGATCCACAGGAGGAACGCGGCGCTGCCCGGCTGCGGCGGGGCCAAGGAGCCGATGTAG
- the LOC105933407 gene encoding gastrula zinc finger protein XlCGF48.2 isoform X4 encodes MEEEQEVLEPWRIKEEPESLQLKEEHAELSVSQGGEQQTGAFMENSGCKEEEGWEPEPEPEPEPERVQLSRQNPAEDFQQRFLGNKKGVVVEQLLSNQESLSGTDEPEPEPEPPHEELESVQIKEEPEDDYTIQDEEQLHLKQEADAFMVSPAYEERDDSNPEPDGEPDGEPAPSETCLEADDEDQEGSSLDESSRDEEQEQAGRCWRSSKSRKEDKAQLKPGVFSCKMCSKAFTQKASLTKHLRLHVGGNPFTCLSCGRSFRKHFSLIVHMRIHTGEKPFPCQICGKSFCQRGNLNVHMRTHTGEKPFPCLTCGKHFQRKSNLTAHMRIHRRNAALPGCGGAKEPM; translated from the exons atggaggaggagcaggaggtaCTAGAACCCTGGAGGATAAAGGAGGAACCAGAATCTCTTCAGTTAAAAGAAGAACACGCTGAGCTGAGCGTCAGTCAGGGAGGAGAACAGCAGACCGGGGCCTTCATGGAGAACTCTGGTTGTAAGGAAGAAGAAGGctgggaaccagaaccagaaccagaaccagaaccagagagggTCCAGCTCTCCCGTCAGAACCCTGCAGAAG ACTTCCAGCAACGTTTCCTGGGTAATAAGAAGGGAGTCGTCGTCGAGCAGCTGCTCTCCAACCAGGAGAGTCTCTCTGGGACGGAcgagccagaaccagaaccagaacccccgCACGAGGAACTGGAGTCTGTGCAGATTAAAGAGGAGCCGGAGGACGACTACACGATTCAGGACGAGGAGCAGCTGCACCTGAAACAGGAGGCCGACGCCTTCATGGTGAGTCCCGCCTATGAGGAGAGAGACGACAGTAACCCAGAACCCGACGGGGAACCCGACGGG GAACCGGCCCCGTCTGAAACCTGCCTGGAAGCCGACGACGAAGACCAGGAGGGAAGCAGTCTGGATGAGTCGAGCCGCGATGAAGAGCAGGAACAAGCGGGCAGATGTTGGAGGAGCAGCAAGTCCAGGAAGGAGGACAAAGCTCAGCTGAAGCCGGGTGTGTTTTCCTGTAAGATGTGCAGCAAAGCTTTCACCCAGAAGGCCAGCCTCACCAAACACCTGCGGCTCCATGTGGGCGGGAACCCCTTCACCTGCCTGAGCTGCGGCCGCAGCTTCCGCAAACACTTCAGCCTGATCGTCCACATGAGGATCCACACCGGAGAGAAACCCTTCCCCTGCCAGATCTGCGGCAAGAGCTTCTGCCAGAGAGGCAATCTGAACGTGCACATGCGGACGCACACCGGGGAGAAGCCCTTCCCCTGTCTGACCTGCGGCAAACATTTCCAGAGGAAGAGCAACCTGACGGCGCACATGAGGATCCACAGGAGGAACGCGGCGCTGCCCGGCTGCGGCGGGGCCAAGGAGCCGATGTAG
- the LOC105933407 gene encoding zinc finger and SCAN domain-containing protein 21 isoform X7: MCSVEPLREFIRERLTAAAEEICSQLERTIVRFEEEMDRQRRLLDLTWRARTHQNPADFQQRFLGNKKGVVVEQLLSNQESLSGTDEPEPEPEPPHEELESVQIKEEPEDDYTIQDEEQLHLKQEADAFMVSPAYEERDDSNPEPDGEPDGEPDEEPAPSETCLEADDEDQEGSSLDESSRDEEQEQAGRCWRSSKSRKEDKAQLKPGVFSCKMCSKAFTQKASLTKHLRLHVGGNPFTCLSCGRSFRKHFSLIVHMRIHTGEKPFPCQICGKSFCQRGNLNVHMRTHTGEKPFPCLTCGKHFQRKSNLTAHMRIHRRNAALPGCGGAKEPM; encoded by the exons ATGTGTTCCGTGGAGCCTCTGAGAGAGTTTATCAGAGAGAGACTAACTGCTGCTGCGGAGGAAATCTGCTCCCAGCTGGAAAGAACCATCGTCCGCTTCGAGGAGGAGATGGACCGTCAGCGCAGACTGCTGGACCTCACCTGGAGAGCCCGAACCCACCAGAACCCCGCAG ACTTCCAGCAACGTTTCCTGGGTAATAAGAAGGGAGTCGTCGTCGAGCAGCTGCTCTCCAACCAGGAGAGTCTCTCTGGGACGGAcgagccagaaccagaaccagaacccccgCACGAGGAACTGGAGTCTGTGCAGATTAAAGAGGAGCCGGAGGACGACTACACGATTCAGGACGAGGAGCAGCTGCACCTGAAACAGGAGGCCGACGCCTTCATGGTGAGTCCCGCCTATGAGGAGAGAGACGACAGTAACCCAGAACCCGACGGGGAACCCGACGGGGAACCCGACGAGGAAC CGGCCCCGTCTGAAACCTGCCTGGAAGCCGACGACGAAGACCAGGAGGGAAGCAGTCTGGATGAGTCGAGCCGCGATGAAGAGCAGGAACAAGCGGGCAGATGTTGGAGGAGCAGCAAGTCCAGGAAGGAGGACAAAGCTCAGCTGAAGCCGGGTGTGTTTTCCTGTAAGATGTGCAGCAAAGCTTTCACCCAGAAGGCCAGCCTCACCAAACACCTGCGGCTCCATGTGGGCGGGAACCCCTTCACCTGCCTGAGCTGCGGCCGCAGCTTCCGCAAACACTTCAGCCTGATCGTCCACATGAGGATCCACACCGGAGAGAAACCCTTCCCCTGCCAGATCTGCGGCAAGAGCTTCTGCCAGAGAGGCAATCTGAACGTGCACATGCGGACGCACACCGGGGAGAAGCCCTTCCCCTGTCTGACCTGCGGCAAACATTTCCAGAGGAAGAGCAACCTGACGGCGCACATGAGGATCCACAGGAGGAACGCGGCGCTGCCCGGCTGCGGCGGGGCCAAGGAGCCGATGTAG
- the LOC105933407 gene encoding zinc finger protein 12 isoform X5 — MEEEQEVLEPWRIKEEPESLQLKEEHAELSVSQGGEQQTGAFMENSGCKEEEGWEPEPEPEPEPERVQLSRQNPAEDFQQRFLGNKKGVVVEQLLSNQESLSGTDEPEPEPEPPHEELESVQIKEEPEDDYTIQDEEQLHLKQEADAFMVSPAYEERDDSNPEPDGEPDEEPAPSETCLEADDEDQEGSSLDESSRDEEQEQAGRCWRSSKSRKEDKAQLKPGVFSCKMCSKAFTQKASLTKHLRLHVGGNPFTCLSCGRSFRKHFSLIVHMRIHTGEKPFPCQICGKSFCQRGNLNVHMRTHTGEKPFPCLTCGKHFQRKSNLTAHMRIHRRNAALPGCGGAKEPM; from the exons atggaggaggagcaggaggtaCTAGAACCCTGGAGGATAAAGGAGGAACCAGAATCTCTTCAGTTAAAAGAAGAACACGCTGAGCTGAGCGTCAGTCAGGGAGGAGAACAGCAGACCGGGGCCTTCATGGAGAACTCTGGTTGTAAGGAAGAAGAAGGctgggaaccagaaccagaaccagaaccagaaccagagagggTCCAGCTCTCCCGTCAGAACCCTGCAGAAG ACTTCCAGCAACGTTTCCTGGGTAATAAGAAGGGAGTCGTCGTCGAGCAGCTGCTCTCCAACCAGGAGAGTCTCTCTGGGACGGAcgagccagaaccagaaccagaacccccgCACGAGGAACTGGAGTCTGTGCAGATTAAAGAGGAGCCGGAGGACGACTACACGATTCAGGACGAGGAGCAGCTGCACCTGAAACAGGAGGCCGACGCCTTCATGGTGAGTCCCGCCTATGAGGAGAGAGACGACAGTAACCCAGAACCCGACGGG GAACCCGACGAGGAACCGGCCCCGTCTGAAACCTGCCTGGAAGCCGACGACGAAGACCAGGAGGGAAGCAGTCTGGATGAGTCGAGCCGCGATGAAGAGCAGGAACAAGCGGGCAGATGTTGGAGGAGCAGCAAGTCCAGGAAGGAGGACAAAGCTCAGCTGAAGCCGGGTGTGTTTTCCTGTAAGATGTGCAGCAAAGCTTTCACCCAGAAGGCCAGCCTCACCAAACACCTGCGGCTCCATGTGGGCGGGAACCCCTTCACCTGCCTGAGCTGCGGCCGCAGCTTCCGCAAACACTTCAGCCTGATCGTCCACATGAGGATCCACACCGGAGAGAAACCCTTCCCCTGCCAGATCTGCGGCAAGAGCTTCTGCCAGAGAGGCAATCTGAACGTGCACATGCGGACGCACACCGGGGAGAAGCCCTTCCCCTGTCTGACCTGCGGCAAACATTTCCAGAGGAAGAGCAACCTGACGGCGCACATGAGGATCCACAGGAGGAACGCGGCGCTGCCCGGCTGCGGCGGGGCCAAGGAGCCGATGTAG
- the LOC105933407 gene encoding gastrula zinc finger protein XlCGF48.2 isoform X2 yields MEEEQEVLEPWRIKEEPESLQLKEEHAELSVSQGGEQQTGAFMENSGCKEEEGWEPEPEPEPEPERVQLSRQNPAEDFQQRFLGNKKGVVVEQLLSNQESLSGTDEPEPEPEPPHEELESVQIKEEPEDDYTIQDEEQLHLKQEADAFMVSPAYEERDDSNPEPDGEPDEEPDEEPAPSETCLEADDEDQEGSSLDESSRDEEQEQAGRCWRSSKSRKEDKAQLKPGVFSCKMCSKAFTQKASLTKHLRLHVGGNPFTCLSCGRSFRKHFSLIVHMRIHTGEKPFPCQICGKSFCQRGNLNVHMRTHTGEKPFPCLTCGKHFQRKSNLTAHMRIHRRNAALPGCGGAKEPM; encoded by the exons atggaggaggagcaggaggtaCTAGAACCCTGGAGGATAAAGGAGGAACCAGAATCTCTTCAGTTAAAAGAAGAACACGCTGAGCTGAGCGTCAGTCAGGGAGGAGAACAGCAGACCGGGGCCTTCATGGAGAACTCTGGTTGTAAGGAAGAAGAAGGctgggaaccagaaccagaaccagaaccagaaccagagagggTCCAGCTCTCCCGTCAGAACCCTGCAGAAG ACTTCCAGCAACGTTTCCTGGGTAATAAGAAGGGAGTCGTCGTCGAGCAGCTGCTCTCCAACCAGGAGAGTCTCTCTGGGACGGAcgagccagaaccagaaccagaacccccgCACGAGGAACTGGAGTCTGTGCAGATTAAAGAGGAGCCGGAGGACGACTACACGATTCAGGACGAGGAGCAGCTGCACCTGAAACAGGAGGCCGACGCCTTCATGGTGAGTCCCGCCTATGAGGAGAGAGACGACAGTAACCCAGAACCCGACGGG GAACCCGACGAGGAACCCGACGAGGAACCGGCCCCGTCTGAAACCTGCCTGGAAGCCGACGACGAAGACCAGGAGGGAAGCAGTCTGGATGAGTCGAGCCGCGATGAAGAGCAGGAACAAGCGGGCAGATGTTGGAGGAGCAGCAAGTCCAGGAAGGAGGACAAAGCTCAGCTGAAGCCGGGTGTGTTTTCCTGTAAGATGTGCAGCAAAGCTTTCACCCAGAAGGCCAGCCTCACCAAACACCTGCGGCTCCATGTGGGCGGGAACCCCTTCACCTGCCTGAGCTGCGGCCGCAGCTTCCGCAAACACTTCAGCCTGATCGTCCACATGAGGATCCACACCGGAGAGAAACCCTTCCCCTGCCAGATCTGCGGCAAGAGCTTCTGCCAGAGAGGCAATCTGAACGTGCACATGCGGACGCACACCGGGGAGAAGCCCTTCCCCTGTCTGACCTGCGGCAAACATTTCCAGAGGAAGAGCAACCTGACGGCGCACATGAGGATCCACAGGAGGAACGCGGCGCTGCCCGGCTGCGGCGGGGCCAAGGAGCCGATGTAG